The following coding sequences are from one Lysinibacillus sp. FSL W8-0992 window:
- a CDS encoding helix-turn-helix domain-containing protein, with amino-acid sequence MTFSEKLFKLRKEKGLSQEALAEKLNTTRQAISKWENGQGFPETEKLLMLGNVFEVSIDYLLKDTIEHSHEDSNGYYVSKEMAEGYVLSQRKISKYFAIGFSLLIISTIPYFLFKQDPLIYTILITIIVVLGIGMITAGFIEEDRYSILKREALVFDQNYLKELSIRYEEVKKKNTVIMVVGVCLIVAGGISFLLVKKEFVAPEVLMPYYPLLIAFIAVGVYMLIRILSIIDSYRILVKNKEHIQRLSNTVLHKLRKKLNNF; translated from the coding sequence ATGACATTTAGTGAAAAACTTTTTAAATTAAGAAAAGAGAAAGGTTTATCACAAGAGGCACTAGCTGAAAAATTAAATACTACTAGGCAAGCTATTAGTAAGTGGGAAAATGGTCAAGGTTTTCCTGAAACAGAGAAACTTTTAATGCTTGGTAATGTTTTCGAAGTGTCAATAGATTACTTGCTAAAAGATACTATTGAACATAGCCATGAAGATAGCAATGGTTATTATGTAAGTAAAGAAATGGCGGAAGGTTATGTATTATCTCAACGTAAAATTTCCAAATATTTCGCTATAGGTTTTAGTCTACTTATCATATCCACTATACCTTATTTCCTTTTTAAACAAGATCCATTAATTTATACCATTCTCATTACGATTATTGTTGTTCTTGGAATCGGAATGATTACAGCGGGCTTTATAGAGGAAGATCGGTATTCAATTCTTAAAAGAGAAGCATTAGTATTTGACCAAAATTATTTAAAAGAATTGAGCATAAGATACGAAGAGGTTAAGAAAAAAAATACGGTGATTATGGTAGTGGGAGTTTGCTTAATTGTAGCAGGTGGTATTTCCTTTTTATTAGTAAAAAAAGAATTTGTAGCACCAGAAGTTTTAATGCCTTATTATCCATTGTTAATTGCTTTCATTGCAGTTGGTGTTTACATGTTAATTCGTATATTATCAATTATCGATTCTTATCGAATACTGGTGAAAAATAAGGAACATATTCAACGCTTAAGTAATACAGTGCTGCATAAATTGAGAAAAAAATTAAATAACTTCTAA
- a CDS encoding class I SAM-dependent methyltransferase, translating into MNTWDERFKTAEYVYGEQPNAFIENYVDYLKGYVNVAAYAEGEGRNAVFLASKGHTVTAFDYAKSGLEKTAQLARKHCVTVNTQLVDLLQDELPIEKFDAAVMVFGHFPVEQQHAVFKRIVHSVKPGGRIMMELYSTYQLPYATGGPQNLNLLYNPISVLTWCQPYKIIHFFTGEQTRNEGSLHTGLAHTIQLIIEKD; encoded by the coding sequence ATGAATACATGGGATGAACGTTTTAAAACGGCAGAATATGTTTATGGTGAACAACCAAATGCATTTATAGAAAACTATGTAGATTATTTAAAGGGGTATGTAAATGTAGCAGCCTATGCTGAAGGCGAAGGTAGAAATGCGGTTTTTTTAGCATCTAAAGGGCATACAGTAACTGCATTCGATTATGCTAAAAGCGGTCTTGAGAAAACGGCACAGCTAGCAAGAAAGCATTGTGTTACTGTTAATACTCAACTTGTAGATTTACTGCAAGATGAATTACCAATAGAAAAATTTGATGCCGCAGTCATGGTTTTTGGTCATTTTCCTGTAGAACAGCAGCATGCCGTTTTTAAACGTATAGTTCATTCTGTTAAACCTGGCGGCCGCATTATGATGGAATTATACTCCACATATCAACTACCATATGCCACAGGAGGCCCACAGAATTTAAATTTATTATATAATCCTATTTCTGTTCTTACTTGGTGTCAGCCCTATAAAATTATTCATTTCTTTACAGGCGAACAAACACGAAATGAAGGTAGCTTACACACTGGTCTAGCACATACCATTCAATTAATAATTGAAAAAGATTAG
- a CDS encoding LrgB family protein, translating to MIELIVVLGTIGLFVLFTKLYQRFPHPIMIPLVTTTIVSAVILVVFNIPYSTYMVGGEWLQKMLGPAVVALAYPLYNQRAIIMKYKYSILSGIMLAMVTGLLTIFILLKWIGVKDSWMLTALPKSLTTPVGMQVSETIGGIPPLTAVFVMIAGFVGAIIGPLVIKYGKIDSAVSRGVAIGSASHGVGLVKLREYGEQELSVGSLSMGLTAIIGAFLCPLFVYLFM from the coding sequence TTGATTGAACTTATAGTTGTACTTGGTACGATAGGGCTGTTCGTTTTATTTACAAAGCTTTATCAACGGTTCCCACATCCTATAATGATTCCTTTAGTGACAACAACTATTGTCAGTGCTGTTATTTTAGTTGTCTTTAATATTCCGTATTCAACCTATATGGTAGGTGGGGAATGGCTTCAAAAAATGCTCGGTCCAGCTGTTGTTGCACTTGCATATCCACTTTATAATCAAAGAGCCATTATTATGAAATATAAGTACTCCATTCTTTCGGGAATAATGCTAGCAATGGTTACCGGATTACTTACAATTTTTATATTGTTAAAATGGATCGGTGTAAAGGATAGTTGGATGCTAACAGCCTTGCCTAAATCTTTAACAACACCTGTAGGTATGCAAGTAAGTGAAACGATTGGCGGAATTCCTCCTTTAACAGCAGTTTTTGTTATGATTGCAGGTTTTGTTGGAGCTATTATTGGACCGTTAGTTATCAAATATGGAAAAATTGATTCTGCTGTTAGTAGAGGTGTAGCGATAGGAAGCGCCTCGCATGGTGTAGGACTTGTTAAACTTAGAGAGTATGGTGAACAAGAATTATCAGTTGGCTCGCTTTCTATGGGGTTAACAGCGATTATAGGAGCGTTTCTATGTCCGCTCTTTGTTTATCTATTTATGTAA
- a CDS encoding CidA/LrgA family protein: protein MLNEKFTMILMRAVRIIVQIGILNIFYYIGVGIVSYLHIPLPGSVIGLLLLALLLNFKIIKVEYIQDGAGFLIGVLTLFFIPATVGIIDYPELMSTTGLFIILAVIASTLISIYLTGVLTQLIEKRELAKKEKEVNVEDGKGELSVD, encoded by the coding sequence ATGTTGAACGAAAAATTTACTATGATATTAATGCGTGCTGTCCGTATTATTGTTCAAATTGGGATTCTCAATATTTTTTATTATATTGGTGTGGGCATTGTTTCGTACTTGCATATTCCGCTTCCTGGAAGTGTAATTGGATTACTGTTATTAGCACTTTTACTCAATTTTAAAATAATTAAAGTAGAATACATTCAAGATGGTGCTGGTTTTTTAATTGGCGTTTTAACATTGTTTTTTATTCCAGCAACGGTTGGTATTATTGATTATCCAGAATTAATGTCCACAACAGGTCTGTTCATTATTTTAGCTGTAATTGCCAGTACACTAATTTCCATTTATTTAACAGGAGTGCTGACCCAACTGATTGAAAAAAGAGAATTAGCGAAGAAAGAAAAAGAAGTAAATGTTGAAGACGGGAAGGGAGAATTATCTGTTGATTGA
- a CDS encoding SDR family NAD(P)-dependent oxidoreductase, giving the protein MELGLKGKVAIITGSSKGIGYYTAMQLVKEGAKVVISARGEKQLQVAAGCIKNETGEDVLFVPTDITKEKDCKRLIERTIEHFGRIDIVINNAGTASAHPFETVSSEVWQSDIDLKVFGAINCSKYAVPHMRKVGGGAIVNVTAVMAKTPPASSLPTTVSRAAGLALTKAMSKDLGKDNIRVNSVCIGLIRSDQIEKLWKKEASELTWEDYSQKVGQTIPLGRVGETQEAANVITFLVSDAASYVTGTAVNIDGGSGHAL; this is encoded by the coding sequence ATGGAATTAGGCTTAAAAGGAAAAGTGGCGATTATTACTGGGTCAAGTAAAGGTATAGGCTATTATACGGCGATGCAGCTAGTGAAAGAAGGCGCGAAGGTAGTTATAAGTGCACGTGGCGAAAAACAGCTACAAGTGGCCGCTGGATGCATTAAAAACGAAACGGGCGAAGATGTGTTATTTGTTCCAACGGATATCACAAAGGAGAAAGATTGTAAGAGACTAATAGAGCGTACAATAGAGCATTTTGGGCGTATTGATATTGTTATTAATAATGCAGGTACAGCGTCAGCACATCCATTTGAAACGGTTAGCAGTGAAGTGTGGCAATCTGATATTGACTTAAAAGTATTTGGTGCTATTAATTGTTCCAAATATGCAGTTCCACATATGCGAAAGGTTGGCGGTGGAGCAATTGTTAATGTAACGGCAGTTATGGCTAAAACGCCACCAGCAAGTTCACTTCCTACAACAGTTAGCCGTGCAGCTGGACTAGCTTTAACGAAAGCGATGAGCAAGGACTTAGGGAAAGATAATATCCGTGTGAATTCAGTGTGTATTGGCTTAATTCGAAGTGATCAAATTGAGAAGCTATGGAAAAAAGAAGCATCAGAGTTAACTTGGGAAGACTATTCGCAAAAAGTCGGTCAAACGATACCACTTGGCCGCGTAGGGGAAACACAAGAAGCTGCCAATGTCATTACTTTTTTAGTATCAGATGCAGCGAGTTATGTGACAGGTACTGCTGTTAATATAGACGGCGGTTCAGGACACGCCTTATAG
- the lpdA gene encoding dihydrolipoyl dehydrogenase has translation MVVGDFPIETDTLVIGSGPGGYVAAIRAAQTGQKVTIVEKNVLGGVCLNVGCIPSKALISVGHRFEHAKHSDDMGIIASDVKLDFSKAQAFKDSVVKKLTGGVEGLLKGNKVEIVQGEAYFVDANSVRIINGESAQTYTFNNVIIATGSRPVEIPTFKFSDRVLNSTGALSLQEVPGKLVVIGGGYIGTELGSAYANLGSQVTIIEGGKDILAGFEKQMTQIVKKGLKKKGVEIEVNASAKGVEETENGVVVTYEVGGEEKKVEADYVLVTVGRRPNTDEMGLEGVGIEFGERGLINVDKQCRTNIPNIYAIGDIVAGPQLAHKASYEGKVAAEAIAGEKSIVDYLAVPAVCFTDPEMATVGYNEDQAKAEGIEYTAAKFPFAANGRALALNQTEGFVKLVARKEDGLLIGAQIVGAGASDMIAEMGLAIEGGMTAEDIALTIHAHPTLGEITMEAAEVLLGNPIHIVAKK, from the coding sequence ATGGTAGTAGGAGATTTCCCAATCGAAACAGATACTCTTGTCATTGGTTCAGGTCCTGGAGGATATGTAGCAGCAATTCGTGCAGCTCAAACTGGCCAAAAAGTAACAATCGTTGAAAAAAATGTACTTGGTGGTGTGTGCTTAAACGTAGGTTGTATTCCATCAAAAGCGTTAATTTCAGTTGGTCACCGCTTTGAGCATGCTAAACATTCAGATGACATGGGTATCATCGCTTCTGATGTGAAACTAGACTTTTCAAAAGCACAAGCTTTTAAAGACAGCGTTGTTAAAAAATTAACTGGCGGTGTTGAAGGCTTACTTAAAGGTAATAAAGTTGAAATTGTACAAGGTGAAGCATATTTCGTTGACGCTAATTCAGTGCGTATCATCAATGGTGAATCTGCTCAAACTTACACATTTAACAATGTGATTATCGCAACAGGTTCTCGTCCAGTTGAAATTCCAACTTTTAAATTCTCTGATCGTGTCCTAAACTCTACTGGCGCACTTTCTTTACAAGAAGTACCTGGTAAATTAGTTGTTATCGGCGGAGGCTACATCGGAACAGAACTAGGCTCAGCTTATGCAAACCTAGGTTCACAAGTAACAATTATCGAAGGCGGCAAAGACATTTTAGCTGGTTTCGAAAAACAAATGACACAAATCGTGAAAAAAGGCCTTAAAAAGAAAGGCGTTGAAATTGAAGTAAACGCATCTGCAAAAGGCGTTGAAGAAACAGAAAACGGCGTAGTTGTAACATATGAAGTTGGCGGAGAAGAGAAAAAAGTCGAAGCTGATTACGTATTAGTAACTGTTGGTCGTCGTCCAAATACAGATGAAATGGGTCTTGAAGGTGTTGGAATTGAATTCGGCGAACGTGGTCTAATTAATGTTGACAAACAATGCCGTACAAACATTCCAAACATCTATGCAATTGGTGACATCGTAGCGGGTCCACAGCTTGCACATAAAGCTTCTTATGAAGGTAAAGTTGCTGCTGAAGCAATCGCTGGCGAGAAATCAATCGTAGATTATTTAGCTGTTCCTGCTGTATGCTTCACTGATCCAGAAATGGCGACAGTGGGCTATAACGAAGATCAAGCTAAAGCTGAAGGTATTGAATATACTGCAGCAAAATTCCCATTCGCAGCAAATGGTCGTGCTCTTGCATTGAACCAAACAGAAGGTTTTGTGAAACTAGTTGCGCGTAAAGAAGATGGCTTATTAATCGGTGCTCAAATCGTAGGTGCAGGTGCATCTGATATGATCGCTGAAATGGGCTTAGCAATCGAAGGCGGCATGACTGCTGAAGATATCGCGTTAACAATTCATGCTCACCCAACATTAGGTGAAATTACGATGGAAGCTGCTGAAGTATTACTAGGCAACCCAATCCATATTGTAGCAAAAAAATAA
- a CDS encoding dihydrolipoamide acetyltransferase family protein, whose translation MAFEFRLPDIGEGIHEGEIVKWFVKAGDTVKEDDILCEVQNDKAVVEIPSPVEGKVEEILVAEGTVAVVGDVLIRLDAPGYEDLKLKGDDHAEAKTEAQVQSTAEAGQDVAKAPAAKEEAPKASATAEVAVKQETTDSTKRIIAMPSVRKFARDNDVNIHEVSGTGKNGRILKEDIENFLNGGGAVQSEEAEAPVANEEAVAQQETAPAAPVVLEGDFPETREKMSGIRKAIAKAMVHSKQTAPHVTLMDEVDVTALVAHRKKFKDIAAEKGVKLTYLPYVVKALISTLREFPEFNRSLDDATQEIVQKHYYNIGIAADTEKGLLVPVIKHADRKSVFAVSNEINDLATKARDGKLAPHEMKGASMSITNIGSAGGQWFTPVINHPEVAILGIGRIAEKPVIKNGEIVAAPVLALSLSFDHRMIDGATAQNALNHLKRLLSEPELLLMEA comes from the coding sequence ATGGCATTTGAATTCAGATTACCGGATATTGGCGAGGGTATTCACGAAGGCGAAATTGTAAAATGGTTCGTTAAAGCTGGGGATACAGTAAAAGAAGACGATATCCTTTGTGAAGTACAAAATGATAAAGCAGTCGTAGAAATTCCTTCACCTGTTGAAGGCAAAGTAGAGGAAATATTAGTAGCAGAAGGTACAGTTGCTGTTGTTGGCGATGTATTAATTCGTTTAGATGCTCCTGGTTATGAAGATTTGAAGCTAAAAGGTGACGATCATGCGGAAGCGAAGACAGAGGCACAAGTGCAGTCAACTGCTGAAGCTGGTCAAGATGTAGCAAAAGCGCCTGCTGCTAAGGAAGAAGCTCCAAAAGCTTCAGCAACAGCGGAGGTAGCAGTAAAGCAAGAAACAACTGATAGTACGAAACGCATCATCGCTATGCCTTCAGTTCGCAAATTTGCTCGAGACAATGATGTTAATATTCATGAAGTATCGGGTACTGGCAAAAATGGTCGTATTTTAAAAGAAGATATTGAGAATTTCTTAAATGGTGGTGGAGCAGTACAGTCTGAAGAAGCTGAAGCTCCAGTTGCAAATGAGGAAGCAGTTGCTCAACAAGAAACTGCACCAGCTGCACCTGTTGTTCTTGAAGGCGACTTCCCAGAAACACGTGAAAAAATGTCTGGCATTCGTAAAGCAATTGCTAAAGCAATGGTGCATTCAAAACAAACTGCACCACACGTTACACTAATGGATGAAGTTGATGTAACAGCTCTTGTAGCACATCGCAAAAAATTCAAAGATATCGCAGCTGAAAAAGGTGTGAAATTGACGTATTTACCATACGTAGTGAAAGCACTTATTTCAACTTTACGTGAATTCCCAGAATTTAACCGCTCATTAGATGATGCAACACAAGAAATCGTTCAAAAGCATTACTACAATATTGGTATTGCGGCGGATACTGAAAAAGGCTTGCTAGTTCCAGTTATTAAGCATGCTGATCGCAAATCGGTATTTGCGGTTTCAAATGAAATTAATGACTTAGCAACAAAAGCACGTGATGGTAAACTTGCACCACATGAAATGAAAGGTGCATCAATGTCTATTACGAATATCGGTTCTGCAGGTGGTCAATGGTTTACTCCAGTAATTAACCACCCTGAAGTAGCTATTTTAGGTATTGGTCGAATTGCAGAAAAACCTGTAATAAAAAATGGTGAAATTGTAGCTGCACCTGTGTTAGCATTATCATTGAGCTTTGATCATCGCATGATCGATGGAGCCACTGCGCAAAATGCTTTAAATCACTTAAAGCGTTTGTTAAGTGAGCCAGAATTATTATTAATGGAGGCGTAA
- a CDS encoding alpha-ketoacid dehydrogenase subunit beta, translated as MAQMTMIQAITDALRTELKNDENVLLFGEDIGVNGGVFRATEGLQKEFGVDRVFDTPLAESGIGGLAIGLSLQGFRPVPEIQFFGFVYEVMDSISGQLARLSYRSGGVYNAPVTIRSPFGGGVHTPEMHSDSLESLMTAQPGLTVVVPSTPYDAKGLLISSIRNDNPVIFLEHLKLYRSFREEVPEEAYEIPLGKADVKREGKDLTIVAYGLMVHESLKAAEELEKEGHSVEVIDLRTIQPIDIETIIASVEKTGRAIVVQEAQKQAGIAANVVAEITERAILSLEAPVLRVAAPDTVYPFPQAEGVWLPNFKDVMETAKKVLTF; from the coding sequence ATGGCACAAATGACGATGATTCAAGCAATTACAGATGCTCTTCGCACAGAATTAAAGAATGATGAAAATGTTCTTTTATTCGGAGAAGATATAGGCGTCAACGGTGGGGTTTTCCGAGCAACTGAAGGCCTACAAAAAGAATTTGGTGTTGACCGTGTATTTGATACACCATTAGCAGAGTCAGGTATCGGTGGGTTAGCGATCGGTCTTTCTCTTCAAGGTTTCCGTCCAGTTCCAGAAATTCAATTTTTCGGTTTCGTATATGAAGTAATGGATTCTATCAGTGGGCAATTAGCACGTTTAAGCTACCGTAGCGGTGGTGTGTATAATGCACCTGTAACAATTCGTTCTCCATTCGGCGGCGGTGTGCATACACCAGAAATGCACTCTGACAGCTTAGAGAGTTTAATGACAGCTCAACCAGGTTTAACAGTAGTTGTACCATCAACACCTTACGATGCTAAAGGTTTACTTATTTCTTCTATTCGAAATGATAATCCAGTTATTTTCTTAGAGCATTTAAAATTATATCGCTCATTCCGTGAAGAAGTACCTGAGGAAGCATACGAAATTCCACTAGGTAAGGCTGATGTAAAACGTGAAGGTAAAGATTTAACAATTGTTGCATATGGCTTAATGGTACACGAAAGCTTAAAGGCTGCAGAAGAACTAGAAAAAGAAGGACATTCTGTAGAAGTTATTGATTTACGTACAATTCAACCAATTGATATTGAAACAATCATTGCGTCAGTTGAGAAAACAGGCCGAGCAATCGTTGTTCAAGAGGCACAAAAACAAGCAGGTATTGCTGCGAATGTTGTCGCTGAAATTACAGAACGTGCAATTTTGAGCTTAGAAGCTCCTGTTCTTCGTGTAGCAGCACCGGATACAGTGTACCCATTCCCACAAGCTGAAGGTGTTTGGTTACCGAATTTTAAAGATGTAATGGAAACAGCGAAAAAAGTTTTAACATTCTAA
- the pdhA gene encoding pyruvate dehydrogenase (acetyl-transferring) E1 component subunit alpha yields MSKKNNNIFDPKQTLTEIEEKFEMFQILNEEGEIINEEADPKLSDEELVELMTRMVYTRILDQRSISLNRQGRLGFYAPTAGQEASQLASHFALEKEDWILPGYRDVPQIVWHGLPLDKAFLFSRGHFLGNQVPEGVNVLAPQIIIGAQYIQAAGVALGIKKRGKKAVAITYTGDGGSSQGDFYEGLNFAGAFKAPAIFIVQNNQFAISTPRELQTAAKTIAQKGIAAGIPSVLVDGMDALAVYVATRDARERAINGEGPTFIETMCYRYGPHTMAGDDPTRYRTSDTDNEWAQKDPLVRFRKYLEGKGLWDEKKEEAVIERAKEEIKDAIKKADAAPKQKVTELMENMYKGEMPSNLKEQYEIYKEKESK; encoded by the coding sequence ATGAGCAAGAAAAACAATAATATTTTTGATCCAAAACAAACGCTAACTGAAATCGAAGAAAAGTTTGAAATGTTTCAAATTTTGAACGAAGAAGGCGAAATTATAAATGAAGAGGCAGATCCGAAATTATCAGATGAAGAGTTAGTTGAGTTAATGACGCGTATGGTATATACACGTATTTTAGATCAACGTTCCATTTCTCTTAACCGTCAAGGTCGCTTAGGCTTCTATGCACCAACAGCAGGTCAGGAAGCATCACAACTTGCTTCTCATTTTGCATTAGAAAAAGAAGATTGGATTTTACCGGGTTACCGTGATGTACCACAAATAGTGTGGCATGGTTTACCGTTAGATAAAGCATTTTTATTCTCACGTGGTCACTTCTTAGGGAATCAAGTTCCTGAAGGCGTAAACGTACTAGCTCCACAAATCATTATTGGTGCTCAATATATCCAAGCTGCTGGGGTGGCACTTGGTATTAAAAAACGAGGTAAAAAAGCAGTAGCAATTACTTATACAGGTGATGGTGGTTCATCACAAGGCGATTTCTACGAAGGTTTAAACTTTGCTGGTGCATTTAAAGCGCCTGCAATTTTCATCGTACAAAATAACCAATTCGCGATTTCAACACCACGTGAATTACAAACAGCTGCAAAAACAATTGCACAAAAAGGTATTGCAGCAGGTATTCCAAGTGTTTTAGTTGATGGTATGGATGCGCTTGCAGTTTATGTTGCAACTCGTGATGCACGTGAACGCGCAATTAATGGTGAAGGTCCAACTTTCATTGAAACAATGTGTTACCGTTATGGCCCACATACTATGGCTGGGGATGATCCAACACGTTACCGTACATCAGATACAGATAACGAATGGGCTCAAAAAGATCCTCTAGTTCGTTTCCGTAAATACTTAGAGGGTAAAGGTTTATGGGATGAGAAAAAAGAAGAGGCTGTTATCGAGCGCGCGAAAGAAGAAATTAAAGACGCAATCAAAAAAGCTGATGCTGCACCTAAACAAAAAGTTACAGAGTTAATGGAAAATATGTATAAAGGCGAAATGCCATCTAATTTAAAAGAACAGTATGAAATCTACAAAGAGAAGGAGTCGAAATAA
- the def gene encoding peptide deformylase, translated as MILMDDIIREGHPTLRTKTEEVLFPLTDEIKQLATDMLQFLINSQDPEIADKYDLRSGIGLAANQVNSLHRMFALHLKDENGEQLSFVAINPKIVSHSVENTYLPTGEGCLSVDRNVPGYVPRHARITVKFKTIDGEEKKMRLSGLPAIAFQHELDHLNGVMFYDRINEKNPFAEIPNAVPYERD; from the coding sequence ATGATTTTAATGGATGATATTATTCGCGAAGGCCATCCGACTCTCCGCACAAAAACAGAGGAAGTTCTATTCCCTTTAACTGATGAAATAAAACAGCTTGCTACAGATATGCTTCAATTTTTAATTAACAGCCAAGATCCTGAAATAGCTGATAAGTATGATTTGCGTAGTGGCATCGGTTTAGCTGCTAATCAAGTAAACAGCCTACATCGAATGTTCGCTCTTCATTTGAAAGACGAAAACGGCGAACAACTTAGCTTTGTTGCTATCAATCCTAAAATTGTTAGCCACTCTGTTGAAAATACCTACCTGCCAACGGGCGAAGGCTGCTTATCTGTTGATCGTAATGTACCTGGTTACGTGCCTCGTCATGCACGCATTACAGTGAAATTTAAAACAATCGACGGTGAAGAGAAAAAAATGCGCCTATCAGGCTTACCAGCTATTGCATTCCAGCACGAATTAGACCATTTAAATGGCGTCATGTTTTATGATCGTATCAATGAAAAAAATCCGTTTGCTGAAATTCCAAACGCTGTACCGTACGAACGCGACTAA
- the phnX gene encoding phosphonoacetaldehyde hydrolase, whose product MKIEAVILDWAGTAVDFGCFAPVNVFLTIFEDAGVTVTLEEARKPMGMLKIDHIRTMLEMTRISEAWEQVYGRAYTEQDVQALYSQFETKLMESLAMYTDPIPHVIETVNHLKQAGISIGSTTGYTKSMMEVVTHHAAEKGYKPDYLVTPTDVGDKGRPYPYMIFRNIEELGIQATKKVVKVGDTTSDMQEALNAGVWAVGVIIGSSEMGLTEQEFMRLSAEERADAIERTKAVFEQAGAHYTIQTMQELPALIETINARLV is encoded by the coding sequence ATGAAAATTGAAGCGGTAATTTTAGATTGGGCAGGTACGGCGGTTGACTTCGGATGTTTTGCTCCAGTAAATGTATTTCTTACAATTTTTGAAGATGCAGGTGTAACGGTGACGCTGGAAGAAGCGCGTAAACCTATGGGAATGTTAAAAATTGATCATATTCGAACAATGCTTGAAATGACTAGAATAAGTGAGGCTTGGGAACAAGTGTATGGACGAGCATATACAGAACAAGATGTACAAGCGTTATATTCACAGTTTGAAACGAAGTTAATGGAATCACTAGCTATGTACACCGATCCAATCCCACATGTAATAGAAACGGTTAATCATTTAAAACAGGCAGGCATAAGTATCGGCTCTACAACAGGCTATACGAAATCAATGATGGAAGTAGTGACGCATCACGCTGCGGAAAAAGGATATAAGCCTGATTATTTAGTGACACCAACTGATGTAGGAGATAAAGGGCGTCCGTATCCTTATATGATTTTTAGAAATATCGAGGAACTTGGCATTCAAGCAACGAAAAAAGTAGTAAAAGTAGGGGATACTACTTCGGATATGCAAGAGGCATTAAATGCAGGGGTTTGGGCTGTAGGTGTCATCATCGGTAGTTCAGAAATGGGTTTAACAGAACAGGAGTTTATGCGTTTATCTGCTGAAGAGCGAGCGGATGCTATCGAAAGAACAAAAGCTGTTTTTGAACAAGCAGGTGCGCATTATACCATTCAAACAATGCAAGAACTGCCTGCACTAATTGAAACAATTAATGCACGATTAGTTTAA